Genomic segment of Salvia hispanica cultivar TCC Black 2014 chromosome 2, UniMelb_Shisp_WGS_1.0, whole genome shotgun sequence:
AAAGAtgattttcataataattgtAACAATAATTATACGATGAAATGCAATAGAACTTGAACGAAAACTGAACTCACATAAGATGAATGAATCTCTTGGTTACCTCAAAATTCAAAGTACCATATGCAGTAACACTGCATCAAAATACCATATAAACTAATCTAAAACAAgttcaacacaaaatcatCATTCAAACTATAACTGAACTTAATCAAACAAGCCAAAGCCCATGTCGTCGTCACTCTCCTCCTTTTCCTCCTCctgaaaaaatcaaatgacaATGAATCAGTATTTGTATTTGGcttcataaaaatatctacCAAAAAAAGACATTTAGGTTTAAAATAAAGGAGAATACAAAGTAGAATAAACTTCTAAACTTCACAACTTAATTAAGAACTAGATCATGAATCGATTCAAATCCATATTAAAAAACAGgatttaatactagtataactCTAACACGTCTTCACAAGTTCTTCAATCCACAAACAATTTCACAAAATCCAGATCCTCTTCAGTGTTCGACATTGGAATTTCATAGTAGTAACAATTCTAGAGTTTAATCTGATTCTGGATATCCCAATTTTTATCCAATACCTACTTATTAGAGTTCGTTCACACTACATGGTTCTATTTACACTTCCACGATCCCAATCAAGCATCAATTAAGCTATATAGAAAACAAATTTGAACAACAGATCAATTCATACCTTCTTTTTCTCCTCAGCGGCAGGGGCAGCTGCGGCAGCGGCGCCACCAGCAGTTGGAGCAGCGACTGCGACGGcgccaccgccaccaccaGCGCCAACGTTCATGATGAGATCTTCAACATTCCTCTTCTCGCAAAGCTTAGCGAAGAGACTGGGCCAGTACGACTCAACAGACAAATTCGCAGCCTTCAGCAGGGTCGAAATTTTCTCCGCCTTGAAAAGGAATACGtataaatcaaatacaaaaacaactcgaaaaataaaaacatatgaaattgcggtgaaaaatggaaaatacgtcaatataaatcaattaaataaaaaattgttaccGTGATGGGGATTCCATCGTCGTGGAGGACCAAAGCAGCATAGGTGCAAGCGAGCTCTCCCACCGACATCTTTTCCTAGACGATGTGATTATCGAAGATTAGGGTTTTGCAGATGGAGATGCTGCTGCTGCGGCTTCTTTAGGGTTGAGAAACATTCTTTGTGAATCacgtatgtatatataaagaaCATATTTGCACCGCACTCCAAATATTCGTATCATATGCCGTTGAACCCCTATAATTTAGGTTTCTTGACAAAACGCCCTCTTGTCAAAATCTTTGCAAGGGAAATTATATTCTCAATAAGTTCCAAACTAATAAattggaaattaattttatagtaataaacttTGATTTATGGGAAccaaataatagtagtattaactATTAAACTTTCAAAGCCAACATTGTGCTATCATATGGCCTTCCACATAGTAAATAAAGAAGTTCTACTATAATACACCAAGCATAATAGTACAAAGAAGGGGACAACAAAAGTGCTACCCGAATTTTCCCTTATGTCGGCCCATGAGTCACTCGCCCCATGTACTTGTTCAACGAAGAAAGCACCTATTATTCCTAACCAATACACATTTATATACCCGTATCTTAGTCTATGTATATTCACAAATTGATCCATAATATTTCACATAGGCTCATAGTTATATCATCAAGCTCGAATTTGGGGTCACTTTGCTATCGTGGCAACCGAATATTCATGCGTTGCTTAGAGCACCCATCATGTAAAGCATTTATGATAAGTTATTGATGGAAAAGAGGCTGTACCATGATGAGTTTTGTCGTTTGGAGAAGCTACAAAGACGGGgaagtaaaactacttttacGGTCCAACCATGTTGTAGGTAACAGTAAGCCCACAGACGAACTAAGAAGAGCCACTCCGACCAATGGGTGTATGGCGCTGCCCCTTAGCAATCACAGCTAAGGGGGCAGCCCATAGACCCATTGCAAGACCTAGCAGCAGAACGTTGcgactgattttttttttcaacttctTTTCTGTTTTTGCATATTTCCTTTTGCCATTTATTCAGAAGACGGACCAGGATACTATTTTCTTAGTACTAATGTTCAAGGTGTAGAAACCACTTAAACACTGCAGGCATGTAAAATGTTTCAGCTCGACAGACATGTTAGATACAAATCCTGAATGCGGATAATGTCTAACTAATTGTCCATCTAGCAGCACAAACCATAACCAAACAAATCTTTTCTAGCGAAAACCAATTTGTGAATCAACCAGATCTCTAaaacgataacaacaaacatcCCCAACTTCAAgttataataatattcaatGAAGAAAGAAGTTCCAGTATAAAGCCACATAGTCCGGGCACAAATCATATGCCACGAAAGTTCTGCGTTTGTGTTTACATTGCACCGATAAAATCAGGAACTGCCGGACCTCAACtgcaataaaaacaaaatcaatattagtacttttttccatttcaaaagGTGCAAGAGAAGAAACTGCAATATGGACATTTCCCTTTCATATGGAGCAGAGTATTACAGGGAGTGGAGATGCAGACCTCGATTTGGACCTTGATCTTGATCGAGAGCTCGATATGGAACTGCAAAATTATGCCGGAAAAGCCCAACAAAATGAATCAAGACATTCAGAGAGTTAAGCAGCAGAACAATGTACATCTTTCAGACACATCTATCAACATACCGGGATGGTTTAACAGGCGACACTGGGGGTGATCTTGAAGTCGATCGCTCCGGTAACCTGCTGCATAAAGGACTATTTTTCAGTCTCTGGAATCAGATATGAATGTGGGGAGCGTGTGCGCTGCACTGATTTCAGCCAGAGGAATGTGCTGGGTCTGCTTCTAACTAAGAGATTTGTGCTTACCTTCTTCTCCTCATCGGGCTTCTGCTTCGGCTTCTACTTCTGCTGCGACTCCCACTTCGGCTTCTGGATGGGCTGCCCTTATATTCCTTTACCTTTATTAAGTTCACAGcagacaaaccaaaaaaatgtaAGGATACATTCATATACACATGTGCTTTCAATATTCttgaatttagaaaatgatcaACAAAACATCCTTGACCAAATAGCACCTCTTATATTTTGCTCATCAAGGACCAACTTTGAGCTAACAAAAAGATACTAGAACGAATGAACAGCATGTGCTGATACACAATTTTCATGATTCATTGATTATAGACAAACCCAACCAAAATATGTAGGAGATAGATACAGCAAAGAGTAGAAGAAATGTAAGAGATAAAGCAACGAGTAGAAGAAATGTAGGAGATACCCGGATATAAGTTCTGGTCCAAGGATTTCTGA
This window contains:
- the LOC125205520 gene encoding 60S acidic ribosomal protein P1-like; this translates as MSVGELACTYAALVLHDDGIPITAEKISTLLKAANLSVESYWPSLFAKLCEKRNVEDLIMNVGAGGGGGAVAVAAPTAGGAAAAAAPAAEEKKKEEEKEESDDDMGFGLFD